A genomic region of Candidatus Limnocylindrales bacterium contains the following coding sequences:
- a CDS encoding CBS domain-containing protein codes for MKLKDIKAKDVMTKPVVCVNLKTSTEELSRLFIEKNISGTPVVDETGKLIGVVSKTDILETHLLPEEYRESPTLYPGYVENIMVPIVSSVVEEDSIDQVIKLMVEENIRRVVVTDREQKVVGIITPMDILKFIVKKSEG; via the coding sequence CTCAAAGATATAAAAGCGAAAGATGTAATGACCAAACCGGTCGTTTGCGTCAACTTAAAAACCTCAACGGAGGAACTTTCCAGACTCTTTATCGAGAAAAATATCAGCGGGACCCCGGTGGTAGATGAAACGGGGAAGTTAATCGGGGTGGTGTCTAAGACAGATATCCTGGAGACTCACCTGTTACCGGAAGAATATCGGGAGTCCCCAACCTTGTACCCGGGTTATGTCGAAAATATTATGGTTCCCATTGTCTCCTCTGTAGTTGAAGAAGATTCCATTGATCAAGTCATCAAGCTGATGGTAGAGGAGAATATCCGTCGGGTGGTGGTAACGGATAGGGAGCAGAAAGTCGTTGGGATTATTACTCCTATGGATATTCTGAAATTTATTGTCAAAAAATCAGAAGGTTAG